A single region of the Bradysia coprophila strain Holo2 unplaced genomic scaffold, BU_Bcop_v1 contig_235, whole genome shotgun sequence genome encodes:
- the LOC119077483 gene encoding bestrophin-2 isoform X1 has protein sequence MTVSYAGEVPNGSSFGCFWKILFKWRGSVYKLVWRELLAYLALYYSINLLYRYGLNDDQKRDFQKVKVYFYTNFGIFEKLRQYFGAQGESIPMSFVLGFYVTLVVNRWWAQYKLLPWPDTLALVISAAISTSAIDKKEQGRLMRRNIMRYMVLSFVITLMRISLRVKKRFPSWQHLVDSGLMLESEKKIFEIMDQKSPMSKYWMPLVWATNIINTARKQELITSDHIVQTLLVELSDIRRRLGALIGYDTVCVPLVYTQVVTLVLYTYFIAALLGRQMIPTVDLPTGTKYEDPDLYFPLFTALQFVFYVGWLKVAEVLINPFGEDDDDIELNWLIDRHIKASYMIVDEMHEEHPELLRDQYWDEIVPKELPYTVGSEHYRKHEPKGSAEHYKVKQNDALYANISTAKGGEDVYADYESVDTPMVERRKNWFSRQISRMGSVRSSSTAYSSGGVFKRNRNNSVYANPEAVLPGQTTQPPAHKMSLYEKFVSRKSDRQQRQFLKQNSKLNLNGALSTAPQKNRPRIPTPDVSNDKENRFNLMPTPSSQSSNNQHSILNIAESVALATRKLATEPSVYPTPTKDDTLPIATLQLSPINEMDSGSVNNTLNTNSPTTAELARSVVIPTVTSSGSFAEITNTPSMMRVTLFPKVTNGTSPSHEVSVSIQTMPMNSSPTTPSNVIITEIPSDTMDDEVDGIRGRPLSRQSSSLSAAPHVGRMRTISDASNKSPVPGRQNNLGNSSAPSTLKKSTPEQKTGEVYV, from the exons ATGGCGTGGCAGTGTGTACAAATTAGTTTGGCGTGAGCTGTTAGCGTATTTAGCATTGTactattcaattaatttattatataGATATGGACTGAACGATGATCAAAAAAG agattttcaaaaagttaaGGTCTACTTCTATACTAATTTCGG GATCTTCGAAAAATTGCGACAATATTTTGGAGCTCAAGGTGAAAGCATACCAATGTCCTTCGTGCTAGGATTCTACGTAACATTAGTGGTAAACCGATGGTGGGCACAATATAAATTACTACCATGGCCGGACACACTGGCGCTCGTTATCAGTGCGGCTATATCAACGTCAGCG ATTGACAAAAAAGAGCAGGGAAGGCTGATGAGAAGGAACATCATGCGTTACATGGTATTATCTTTCGTTATCACCTTGATGCGAATATCATTGCGGGTGAAAAAACGGTTTCCGTCGTGGCAGCATTTAGTTGATTCAG GTTTAATGCTCGAAAgtgaaaaaaagattttcgaaaTCATGGACCAAAAAAGCCCAATGTCCAAGTACTGGATGCCACTGGTGTGGGCAACGAACATCATCAACACAGCTCGGAAACAGGAACTGATAACGTCCGATCATATCGTGCAAACACTGCTGGTCGAACTATCAGACATTCGACGACGATTAGGTGCTTTGATTGGCTACGATACCGTTTGCGTGCCACTCGTCTACACTCAG GTTGTTACGCTAGTCTTATACACATACTTCATTGCGGCACTGCTCGGCCGCCAAATGATACCGACAGTTGACTTACCAACGGGCACAAAATATGAAGATCCGGATTTGTATTTTCCATTATTCACAGCGCTACag TTCGTTTTCTACGTCGGCTGGTTGAAAGTAGCTGAAGTGCTCATAAATCCATTCGGAGAGGACGACGACGACATTGAATTGAACTGGTTAATCGACAGACATATCAAG gcGTCGTACATGATTGTGGACGAAATGCACGAGGAGCATCCGGAGCTTCTACGCGATCAGTATTGGGACGAAATAGTGCCCAAAGAGCTGCCGTACACTGTTGGTTCCGAACATTATCGCAAACATGAACCGAAAGGATCAGCCGAACACTACAAAGTGAAGCAAAACGATGCACTCTATGCCAATATTTCGACAGCGAAGGGTGGTGAGGACGTGTATGCAGACTAT GAAAGTGTCGATACTCCAATGGTGGAGCGTAGAAAGAATTGGTTCAGTCGACAAATATCTCGCATGGGTTCAGTGCGGAGCTCGTCGACAGCCTATTCGTCCGGTGGCGTATTCAAGCGAAACCGTAACAACTCGGTTTATGCTAATCCCGAGGCGGTCTTACCAGGACAGACTACTCAACCGCCTGCGCATAAAATGAGTTTGTACGAGAAATTTGTGAGTCGGAAATCGGATCGACAACAGCGACAGTTTTTGAAGCAAA ATTCCAAATTAAATCTGAACGGAGCACTCTCGACAGCACCACAGAAAAACCGTCCCCGGATCCCTACACCAGACGTTTCAAATGACAAAGAGAATCGATTCAATTTGATGCCAACGCCATCGTCCCAGTCCAGCAACAACCAGCATTCCATTTTGAATATAGCAGAAAGCGTTGCGCTTGCAACTCGAAAACTTGCCACCGAGCCGAGTGTCTATCCAACACCGACGAAAGACGACACCCTTCCAATAGCAACTCTCCAGCTCAGTCCCATAAACGAAATGGATTCCGGTTCGGTGAACAATACCCTTAACACCAACAGTCCCACCACAGCCGAACTCGCTCGCTCGGTGGTGATACCAACGGTAACATCTAGTGGCAGTTTTGCCGAAATTACAAACACACCGTCCATGATGCGCGTCACTCTATTCCCGAAAGTGACGAACGGCACATCGCCCAGCCACGAAGTATCCGTGTCCATTCAAACGATGCCGATGAATTCATCGCCAACGACTCCATCGAATGTTATCATCACCGAAATACCATCCGACACAATGGACGACGAAGTGGACGGGATCAGGGGACGCCCACTTTCGCGGCAAAGCAGTTCATTGTCGGCTGCACCGCACGTCGGTCGTATGCGAACGATATCGGACGCATCGAATAAATCGCCAGTGCCAGGACGGCAGAataatttaggaaattcgtcGGCACCGTCGACTTTGAAGAAAAGCACACCGGAACAGAAAACCGGAGAGGTTTACGTTTGA
- the LOC119077483 gene encoding bestrophin-2 isoform X2: protein MTVSYAGEVPNGSSFGCFWKILFKWRGSVYKLVWRELLAYLALYYSINLLYRYGLNDDQKRIFEKLRQYFGAQGESIPMSFVLGFYVTLVVNRWWAQYKLLPWPDTLALVISAAISTSAIDKKEQGRLMRRNIMRYMVLSFVITLMRISLRVKKRFPSWQHLVDSGLMLESEKKIFEIMDQKSPMSKYWMPLVWATNIINTARKQELITSDHIVQTLLVELSDIRRRLGALIGYDTVCVPLVYTQVVTLVLYTYFIAALLGRQMIPTVDLPTGTKYEDPDLYFPLFTALQFVFYVGWLKVAEVLINPFGEDDDDIELNWLIDRHIKASYMIVDEMHEEHPELLRDQYWDEIVPKELPYTVGSEHYRKHEPKGSAEHYKVKQNDALYANISTAKGGEDVYADYESVDTPMVERRKNWFSRQISRMGSVRSSSTAYSSGGVFKRNRNNSVYANPEAVLPGQTTQPPAHKMSLYEKFVSRKSDRQQRQFLKQNSKLNLNGALSTAPQKNRPRIPTPDVSNDKENRFNLMPTPSSQSSNNQHSILNIAESVALATRKLATEPSVYPTPTKDDTLPIATLQLSPINEMDSGSVNNTLNTNSPTTAELARSVVIPTVTSSGSFAEITNTPSMMRVTLFPKVTNGTSPSHEVSVSIQTMPMNSSPTTPSNVIITEIPSDTMDDEVDGIRGRPLSRQSSSLSAAPHVGRMRTISDASNKSPVPGRQNNLGNSSAPSTLKKSTPEQKTGEVYV, encoded by the exons ATGGCGTGGCAGTGTGTACAAATTAGTTTGGCGTGAGCTGTTAGCGTATTTAGCATTGTactattcaattaatttattatataGATATGGACTGAACGATGATCAAAAAAG GATCTTCGAAAAATTGCGACAATATTTTGGAGCTCAAGGTGAAAGCATACCAATGTCCTTCGTGCTAGGATTCTACGTAACATTAGTGGTAAACCGATGGTGGGCACAATATAAATTACTACCATGGCCGGACACACTGGCGCTCGTTATCAGTGCGGCTATATCAACGTCAGCG ATTGACAAAAAAGAGCAGGGAAGGCTGATGAGAAGGAACATCATGCGTTACATGGTATTATCTTTCGTTATCACCTTGATGCGAATATCATTGCGGGTGAAAAAACGGTTTCCGTCGTGGCAGCATTTAGTTGATTCAG GTTTAATGCTCGAAAgtgaaaaaaagattttcgaaaTCATGGACCAAAAAAGCCCAATGTCCAAGTACTGGATGCCACTGGTGTGGGCAACGAACATCATCAACACAGCTCGGAAACAGGAACTGATAACGTCCGATCATATCGTGCAAACACTGCTGGTCGAACTATCAGACATTCGACGACGATTAGGTGCTTTGATTGGCTACGATACCGTTTGCGTGCCACTCGTCTACACTCAG GTTGTTACGCTAGTCTTATACACATACTTCATTGCGGCACTGCTCGGCCGCCAAATGATACCGACAGTTGACTTACCAACGGGCACAAAATATGAAGATCCGGATTTGTATTTTCCATTATTCACAGCGCTACag TTCGTTTTCTACGTCGGCTGGTTGAAAGTAGCTGAAGTGCTCATAAATCCATTCGGAGAGGACGACGACGACATTGAATTGAACTGGTTAATCGACAGACATATCAAG gcGTCGTACATGATTGTGGACGAAATGCACGAGGAGCATCCGGAGCTTCTACGCGATCAGTATTGGGACGAAATAGTGCCCAAAGAGCTGCCGTACACTGTTGGTTCCGAACATTATCGCAAACATGAACCGAAAGGATCAGCCGAACACTACAAAGTGAAGCAAAACGATGCACTCTATGCCAATATTTCGACAGCGAAGGGTGGTGAGGACGTGTATGCAGACTAT GAAAGTGTCGATACTCCAATGGTGGAGCGTAGAAAGAATTGGTTCAGTCGACAAATATCTCGCATGGGTTCAGTGCGGAGCTCGTCGACAGCCTATTCGTCCGGTGGCGTATTCAAGCGAAACCGTAACAACTCGGTTTATGCTAATCCCGAGGCGGTCTTACCAGGACAGACTACTCAACCGCCTGCGCATAAAATGAGTTTGTACGAGAAATTTGTGAGTCGGAAATCGGATCGACAACAGCGACAGTTTTTGAAGCAAA ATTCCAAATTAAATCTGAACGGAGCACTCTCGACAGCACCACAGAAAAACCGTCCCCGGATCCCTACACCAGACGTTTCAAATGACAAAGAGAATCGATTCAATTTGATGCCAACGCCATCGTCCCAGTCCAGCAACAACCAGCATTCCATTTTGAATATAGCAGAAAGCGTTGCGCTTGCAACTCGAAAACTTGCCACCGAGCCGAGTGTCTATCCAACACCGACGAAAGACGACACCCTTCCAATAGCAACTCTCCAGCTCAGTCCCATAAACGAAATGGATTCCGGTTCGGTGAACAATACCCTTAACACCAACAGTCCCACCACAGCCGAACTCGCTCGCTCGGTGGTGATACCAACGGTAACATCTAGTGGCAGTTTTGCCGAAATTACAAACACACCGTCCATGATGCGCGTCACTCTATTCCCGAAAGTGACGAACGGCACATCGCCCAGCCACGAAGTATCCGTGTCCATTCAAACGATGCCGATGAATTCATCGCCAACGACTCCATCGAATGTTATCATCACCGAAATACCATCCGACACAATGGACGACGAAGTGGACGGGATCAGGGGACGCCCACTTTCGCGGCAAAGCAGTTCATTGTCGGCTGCACCGCACGTCGGTCGTATGCGAACGATATCGGACGCATCGAATAAATCGCCAGTGCCAGGACGGCAGAataatttaggaaattcgtcGGCACCGTCGACTTTGAAGAAAAGCACACCGGAACAGAAAACCGGAGAGGTTTACGTTTGA